A genome region from Trachemys scripta elegans isolate TJP31775 chromosome 2, CAS_Tse_1.0, whole genome shotgun sequence includes the following:
- the TAC1 gene encoding protachykinin-1 isoform X1: MKILVAFAVLFLISAQVFAEEIGANDDLNYWSDWSDSDQLKEELPLPLEHFLQRIARRPRPQQFYGLMGKRDAGYGQISHKRHKTDSFVGLMGKRSLNSGSSEKNTAQNYERRRK; encoded by the exons ATGAAAATCCTCGTCGCTTTTGCAGTGCTTTTCCTAATTTCAGCGCAAGTGTTTGCAGAAGAAATCGGAGCCAATGATGATCTGAATTACTGGTCTGACTGGTCCGACAGTGACCAACTCAAG GAGGAGCTGCCCTTACCCTTGGAACACTTTCTGCAGAGAATTGCCAGGAGACCCAGACCACAGCAGTTCTACGGGTTAATGGGCAAACGAGATGCTG gTTATGGCCAAATCTCTCATAAAa ggCATAAAACAGACTCCTTTGTTGGACTTATGGGCAAAAGATCTTTAAATTCTG GGTCCTCTGAAAAGAACACAGCACAGAATTACGAACGAAGGCGTAAATAA
- the TAC1 gene encoding protachykinin-1 isoform X2 has protein sequence MKILVAFAVLFLISAQVFAEEIGANDDLNYWSDWSDSDQLKEELPLPLEHFLQRIARRPRPQQFYGLMGKRDAGYGQISHKRSSEKNTAQNYERRRK, from the exons ATGAAAATCCTCGTCGCTTTTGCAGTGCTTTTCCTAATTTCAGCGCAAGTGTTTGCAGAAGAAATCGGAGCCAATGATGATCTGAATTACTGGTCTGACTGGTCCGACAGTGACCAACTCAAG GAGGAGCTGCCCTTACCCTTGGAACACTTTCTGCAGAGAATTGCCAGGAGACCCAGACCACAGCAGTTCTACGGGTTAATGGGCAAACGAGATGCTG gTTATGGCCAAATCTCTCATAAAa GGTCCTCTGAAAAGAACACAGCACAGAATTACGAACGAAGGCGTAAATAA